Proteins encoded together in one Amblyomma americanum isolate KBUSLIRL-KWMA chromosome 1, ASM5285725v1, whole genome shotgun sequence window:
- the LOC144113763 gene encoding tubulin beta chain-like: MDSVRSGPFGQLFRPDNFIFGQSGAGNNWAKGHYTEGAELVDSVLDVVRKEAESCDCLQGFQLAHSLGGGTGSGMGTLLISKIREEYPDRIMNTFSVMPSPKVSDTVVEPYNATLSVHQLVENTDETYCIDNEALYDICFRTLKLTTPTYGDLNHLVSVTMSGVTTCLRFPGQLNADLRKLAVNMVPFPRLHFFMPGFAPLTSRGSQQYRALTVPELTQQMFDAKNMMAACDPRHGRYLTVATIFRGRMRMKEVDEQMLNVQNKNSSYFVEWIPNNVKTAVCDIPPRGLKMSATFIGNSTAIQELFKRISEQFTAMFRRKAFLHWYTGEGMDEMEFTEAESNMNDLVSEYQQYQEATADDEGEFDDEDALADTA, translated from the exons ATGGACTCCGTCAGATCGGGACCTTTCGGTCAACTGTTCAGGCCCGACAATTTCATATTCG GCCAGAGCGGCGCCggcaacaactgggccaagggccactacactgAGGGCGCCGAGTTGGTGGACTCCGTGCTGGACGTGGTGCGCAAGGAGGCAGAGAgctgcgactgcctgcagggcttccAGCTGGCCCATTCCCTGGGCGGAGGCACCGGCTCCGGCATGGGCAcgctgctcatctcgaagatccgggaGGAGTACCCGGAccgcatcatgaacaccttcaGCGTCATGCCCTCCCCGAAG GTCTCCGACaccgtcgtcgagccctacaacgCCACCCTGTCCGtgcaccagctggtggagaacaccgacgaaaCCTACTGCATTGACAACGAGGCGCtatacgacatctgcttccgaaCCCTGAAGCTCACCACTCCCACATACGGGGACCTCAACCACCTGGTTTCTGTCACAATGTCCGGAGTCACAACATGCCTCAG GTTTCCCGGCCAGCTGAACGCTGACCTGCGCAAACTGGCTgtcaacatggtgcccttcccgcgTCTGCACTTCTTCATGCCCGGCTTCGCACCACTCACGTCCCGAGGCAGCCAACAGTACAGGGCGCTGACCGTGCCAGAGTTGACGCAGCAGATGTTCGACGCCAAGAACATGATGGCCGcctgcgacccccgccacggccGCTACCTGACGGTAGCCACCATCTTCCGCGGCCGCATGAGAATGAAGGAGGTCGACGAACAGATGCTTAACGTCCAGAACAAGAACTCGAGCTACTTTGTCGAGTGGATCCCGAACAACGTCAAGACCGCCGTCTGCGACATCCCACCCCGTGGCCTCAAGATGTCTGCGACGTTCATCGGGAACAGCACGGCCATTCAGGAGCTGTTCAAGCGCATTTCAGAACAATTCACTG ccatgttccgccgcaaggccttctTGCACTGGTACACTGGGGAAGGCATGGACGAAATGGAATTCACCGAAGCAGAGTCCAACATGAATGACCTGGTGTCCGAGTACCagcagtaccaggaggccacagccgacgacgagggagagttcgacgacgaggacgccctcgccgacaCTGCCTGA